Within the Erigeron canadensis isolate Cc75 chromosome 6, C_canadensis_v1, whole genome shotgun sequence genome, the region TGCATATTGTGCTAATCTATTCAtaatatctttataatttttatacaattattattttgatatttgtgaTAGCTTACTATAGGTTCCGTATATGTTTTTAGTTACTctgtatttattaacctaaaaTTCGTTAAATAACTATTGAAAATTATGTCAATCTGTGCATCGTACCCGCGTAAtcgtatgtgtgtgtgtgtatatgtgtatgtgcaCGCGCATGTTATTATATGATATTATCCGGTATTTTAATCGACCGTTCCAACCAATGAAACGGTAAAAAAGTCGGTTTGACATCCGGTCCGATTTTCAAAACGTTGatttaagtataaaaagatactAATGACGTAAAACTAAATGtttataattagtatttatttattatttaaaatgataaaaattttaaaagttctaatttaatataaatgtattacattaaaacatgaaattatattaaaaaaaatgatttttaaaattgaacATGATGTAAAGCgtatgaaattatttttttttcgaacattcagtcggtacaCGACATCGGCGAAACCTCACCGTAAAATGGTGAAGCTTTGCAtctaccctagacaacgagatgttgacaatgagccattacaagtattcagagggaaGAACCTCAAGGTTTTACCATCCCTAAGGGTCGAACTCAAAATCTTTGGTAAAACCAAGAGTACTTCTCACCAGTTGGGACTGACCTTCATTTGGAAAGCGTAtgaaatagtttttataattatatcattaaataacaataatttttatgtctacaagtttaaatataaaaataataatcatttaattttattaaatcttaattttaaatctaattaaaagttaaacttaATCCAAAGGTCTAAAGTTATATACTTtaaaattaaggtttctcttttagaTAGTAGATGTTGACTTAGAattgttgatatatatttttgttatttaatgtGGTTCTTGCtagtttgaactttgaaaaTGCCATTTAATGTGTAAGTCTACATGAaccaacctgaaggttttgtcgatccaaaacatcccaacaaagtatacaagcttcaaaggtccatttatggactaaagcaagcatcaaggagttggaataaaaggtttgatgaagagatcaaaaagtttgattttgttcagaatcctgatgagccatgtgtatattgcagagctagtgggagtaatgttactttccttgtcttgtatgtcgatgacatattgataataggaaatcacattccaatgttgaaagacgttaaatcttatcttggaaagtgttttgctatgaaagacttgggtgaaccagcattcatacttggaatcaaaatctatagagatagaagtaaacggttgatcggattaagtcaaagtgcgtatatagataaaatcttgaagagattcaagatggaaaattctaagcgcgggaacttgcttatgcaagaaggacttaatttatccaacaagaatggtgcttctacacctgaagaggtggagcgtatgaagagagttccttatgcttcggcggtgggttctatcatgtatgcggttagatgcactagatctgacattgcgttcgcgcaaaatattgtaagccgatatcagcaaaatcccggataggatcattggactgctatgaaaaacattcttaagtacatgcgtgctACTATAGAActgtttttggtgtatggaggaaatccagatcaagagcttaaagtcactggatactgtgatgctggatttcagactgataaagatgataccaagtctcagtcagggtatgtcttcattttaaatggaaGAGCAATAGATTGGAAGGGCAAGAAGCAATCTACCGTTGCTATGTCtgctacagagtctgagtatatagctgcttcggatgcagcaatggaagctgtctggatcagaaagtttatttatgggcttgatgtgatgccatcaaatgatacacctatggatctgtactgtgataattctggagcaattgtcattgccaatgaacctggggttcaaaagGGTGCCAAACATTACCAAaggagatatcactatgttatagagcaaatcgaatcacgtgaaatcaatttactcaaagttcacacagataataacttggcggatccttttacaaaggcattgtcgaagggaaagctcaacaagcatgcagaaggcttaggtcttagatattgctaagttatttcatgtaaatctgtgattagtatttggataatgagatgttaaacaattgttattttcaataaatgaatttatatACACGGTATAAGtgatttcatttttataataattgtgtcctatatttgcatgtttaaatccatgaatattagttagatattctaaatgtctattgtcgattaattatatgtgaatatgattaaagtaagacaattgtgagagattggtgaaaatatttaagggaatattttgaagatggtggatcataccaaactcacatgatattcaaaaggtgaatattggacttaccccacagaacgaattatcattttatggatcgacgtcattaaatgaaattcgtgaaatggttactttatttatcctttgacttgagatacaagtgagttatgcatgtgtggattgcatttcttgatatagttcctaactgtcctgaacaaggcagtaataaagggctattttcagaaatgttaagaaacgacatggctagacacttgtagtcaatacaggatttgttccttcaatttgcaactgaagtatgataccatttgggcccctcattaattaattaattaagatatttGTATGGCcgtacccaaatgaactcaagaggatTCTTAACTAATTTgataatcttgattaattgtagaaatgagaaacataatcgttaaattataaaatgacattgatccatattcataattaacaagggtatctgaccAAAGgaatattaaagactaaatcatttcaacttggcaatttaagaatgtattcttaaatattttcgggagcattggagtgttgctagatgccaaccaatgttattgcatttataataacatgctcaagtgggcgcctgttggcatatgatcatattattataagtcaaATGTCcaggaataatttaagcctacgggtcacacgaaatgacacggtaactcgataataacaattgatatattaaagtaatatattaattagtttgatcacgaaataattaattaaacataattaaaggattaattatatttaattgattaaaaaggaggattaaaatgtgaaagatGGAAAGTGAAAATTGGACCCTAAAATAAGAGATAGGGGCCGGCCACATTAAGGCTTTCCATAgccttgatgttgcttaatttcCAAGTAATGTTAACCTAATAttaccctataaatacaagggttaattcaaggtttttcattcattcattcacagACAAATCCTCTCTTCTCTCCCTCTTTTCTTGGTTTTCGGCCGAACTCCCCCTTCcaaagggttttcggttttcgatttttATGTTTAAGGGTTtttaacaaagggttgtttaggttcgtgatcggggtactagcatacattattcggaGTGTCTAGTGTGTGATCGTGGaagggttttactttaaaccttaAGCATTAATagtaatcttattattattatctcaattggatctttgcatataaggtacacgtctcaattctctctttgttaattaatgtgattgtatatatgtttcgatttcttccgttgcgcttattcgtgatcttgtatgttttatgtgtttatattcTAACACTAGGAAGGACCAAGATACAAAGGGAAAGGCTACAGTAGTTGCTACATCTACTCCAGCTACTACATGTTCACCTGTACCAGCTAGATCTTATATAGCTCCAGCTCCTGCCCCTCGGTCATCTACTCCTGTTGTTCGAGATACTCCTTCAGATACACAGCTACGATCGTGATCTATTCTTTGTGATGATGATTCAGAGGTTGTTTTTGAACGCGATGAAGTTGATCAAGTTGAACCTGATGAAGGTGAAACTGCTCGGTTCATGAAGAATTGACTTCTAGTTTTGTTTTTACCTTCTTATTGTTTTGATTACTAGTTTGATTATTGTCGGGTGATCTGGCATGTCCAGTCATTCATTGGTTTCATTTCCTGCATCACGGGTCCCCTTTATCATTTGTGCGCGCgcccgggggggggggggtaaggGTATTCACTAATGTTTGAGTCAACTGGCACTCTGCCATATTGCCGGTTCTTATTTGCGAGTAATACAAGTTACCCTTTTTACCGATAGTTCGCAACTGCCTTTATTAATATGTCCATAAGTCGAATCTCTCCTTTTTTCCTCAAGACTAATGCATCCTCTCTAGAAGGACTACTTGGAACAATTTACCCGCATGTAACTTTTCAGAACttatctggaaaaaaaaaattctcaaaagcaCGACATCCGTGACAACAAATTTCGATCATAAGTTTGTTATGATTCCCTTAATTTATgataagatttaaaaaaaaaattcaaatcttGATAGAGCAAACAAATTAACAGAAGTCGCCAATCGCTCTACAGAAGCCTATGAATTTAGTAAAGAATCTCAAGGAAAAGGACGGATTAATGTACTGAACCAGTTCATTTGTAGTTGTGTTATAATtgcaaaacaaaatgaaatgcCTTTCTTTGAATATCCCATGTCCAAAAATCATCATATCAAAATCTAGTAGAAACCAAACGAACCATGGCCAAAACAACGATTCAAAACAAAGCATTACCTACTGTTAATAATGCATATATTTCATAAACCCTACttataaattcattttttataCATCGTCTGGTACATAACCAACAAATCTAAGTTTGGGACTAGTTGCAGACTGCAGAATGTGGATGGTTCACTCATCAACCGTTATCACCAAGACAGAAGATATATGCGGATATATGcagtaaataactaaaaaacttGAAACTAGGACACATAAAAGAAGGAGGACAGCAAAATAAGCAGCAAAAGATTACCACAGGAAACAAATGCTTATTCCAAAACACTAAGCATAGTACCAGTAGACAAAGCAAGTCTTAGCCTTAAATCAAGCTATGACAGATATGCATCCGATTTGAAACCATATATTCAAAATAACTAGCTCGTGCTGCACAAAATATTAAGAAAGCCTAAGCGACCTACACCGGATATGCATTCCCTTGACTATATACAATGATGATAATTGTTTATGAAAATCTATAGATATAAGTCTACCATGGGTATACATTCACTTgactatataaacataaatacatttttatagAGTGAAGATACTTATTATGAAAATGTATCACGGTTATGACCATCTTAATTGACAAATTGCTGCAATTATTGAGACATGACCATCTTAATTAACGTGAGTTCGAAAATACTTGATGACTAACAATTGAGaaatttaaattacaaaagATACCAATAAAGTTTCGGTGTTTTTACTTACATTATTGATGTCATTATAAGGTTTAAAATTCGTATCCTTGTGGTATTATCCATAtttgaaattgtttttttttgatgaaaatcagAATAAACTATTATGTGATCTAGCaatattcatttttttcctACTCAAtttgttctatatatatacaaattcatCATATAAACTCAATCGCCATTCTAATTGTCACAACAAACTCAAAAGACACataatttgtatgtatatacacaaattaacttatattttatatgtaacgGATGCATTACACTATAAACCCTAATTCACCtataattaagttaaataaaaataaaaaatattaatactaCGAACTAATGGACACAAGATTAGAAGATTCATCTTCGAATTAGCAACTCTCAGTTTCCGACCACCGCCACTCCGTTCCGTCACCGACCATTCCTCGTTGCCGAAGTCACCAAATCCGACAACAAAGCTGCCAATTTTGAGCTCCAAATTATGTTATAAGCCAAAATCGCTCCTAATAACGGCGGTTGGGACAGAAAATTGGTCGGAATAGACGGGGATGATGGCTGTGAAGATAGAAAATGATGGCAGAGGAAGAAACTGGTTCAGTAGAGGATAGAACTTGTGATTTACGGTGAATTTACATAAGTACCCTCGTAGCCTTTTTACCTATGTAAAAAAGCGACATAATCCATGGCGTCCAAATTTTACGATTGGACGGCCAGGAATTGATCCCAATAGTCCTAATTTAAGCAAATGGTCTTAATTTATCTGTTTCCTAATTTACGCAAAGTAACCTAGAAACAAACATAAACTGATAACGGCATGTAATGATaataatgacatatatataaatgcaaaacATAAATAAGCAAAGATCAAAACGTTATCGTTATACTCTTATAGTTTATTGTCTATAGGttacataaacaaaataatacaaaaatacatGATATTACATGATCCAGAAGATTGTTGTAACATGAATATACTTACAAcgacaaattaaaaatattttaaaaaacagaaagataaagatataaatTTAGAATAATATAGCTTACTAATCTTCCTCTGTATTCGTGCAAGAGTCACTATAATCCATACTGCAAGCCATGAGTAAACTTTCTCTATAGTTTCAAAGTAAGCTAGCCTCCATTCTTTTATGAAGTACAAGTTACCAATGAATCCCATAAATCCGACAACAAAACCATGAATTATGGTAATTAAGAACTAAAAATCTTGGATTTCATTATTACCGTCTTTGTCACTAACATGAGTATCtgataaattctttttattgcAACTTCTAACTAGTATGGGTCCACATAACTCATTGTTCCCTCCATAAATAGCTAATGGATCACCTAAAGTTTGGAGTTGATTTCCAAATGGTATTTGACCAGATAAGTTATTGAAGGACAAATTTAAGTAACTTAGAAAGTTTAAAGTAGCCAAGCTTGGAGGAATTCCACCAGACAACAAATTCATTGAAAAATCTAAAGATTCCAATTTGTTTAGATTTCCAATCCTAGTTGGAATCTGTCCACTTAACAAGTTTCTAGAAAGATTCAAGTTGTTCAAAGCTGCTAGGTTCATTAAAACATCAGGAAtttcaccaataatttggtTGCTTGAGAAGTCTATGGACGTAAGATACTTAAGTGTCTTGGTGTACTTCAACTATATACCTTTTATGTAACTCTCAATATTTTCTTCATATGGAGAGGCATAGTATTGAAAGTCAACACTAGTCACTATCATACCAGTTAAATTATAAATACAATGAGGGATCATTCCACTTATGTTATTATTTGCCAAGTTTAAATGTTGAAGAGCGTTGTTTTGACACAGTTCCGGTGGAATCTTACCCATAAAATTATTTGATTGGAGATTTAAGATTCTAAGCTTGGATAACTTTTTTCCAATCCAAGATGGAATATCACCTGTCAATAAATTTTTCCCTAAATCACAAGTGACTAAGGGCGTCAAGTTCTGTAAAGCCACTGGGAGATTGCCCTTAAATTTGTTGTTGCTCAAGTGCAATGAATCGAGATTTGAAAGAAAACCTAATGAACTCGGAACATCACCCGTTAGAGTATTACTTTTTCTATCCATCACCTGTAAATGAGTTAAGTTTCCTACGCACTTGGGGAGAACTCCAGAGAAGTTATTATTTGATAAATCAAGTAGCCTTATACTAGACC harbors:
- the LOC122604405 gene encoding probable LRR receptor-like serine/threonine-protein kinase At1g12460; this translates as MSMLEELQLSANHLSGGLPKSIGLLTRLHELSLYINQLSGRIPTSLGELSSLFKLDVSYNSLDGVLSEIHFMKLNNLVVLDLSENLIMFNVSPHWIPLFQLNYFRACSCNVGPQFPNWLQTSTYIIDIHFSNSGIRDSIPQWFENITFHLGFLDLSENKIGGNLPRMRNPGDIPSWIGKKLSKLRILNLQSNNFMGKIPPELCQNNALQHLNLANNNISGMIPHCIYNLTGMIVTSVDFQYYASPYEENIESYIKALNNLNLSRNLLSGQIPTRIGNLNKLESLDFSMNLLSGGIPPSLATLNFLSYLNLSFNNLSGQIPFGNQLQTLGDPLAIYGGNNELCGPILVRSCNKKNLSDTHVSDKDGNNEIQDF